GATACCATGATTTTCTGGGACTTTTTACTTCTTATACAATAAAACAGGtttatttaatatttctacattttcccgaataaaataaaacaagaaaatatggtCACTTCGTTCTTAACTTTATTTCGACAATTTATTGACAATAGACAAGAAGGGTTTTCACCTTAAAAATACAAGCAAAATAAGGGTCCTGACTTTCATTCAAAAGGGGGCACaattgggtaatttttttcattacgaCTCTCAAGGGGGGGCACGTTGACACCCTGGATCAAACACTGGATTAGATACAGATGTGGGTAGAGCTTTGGGTTTGTGTTACTATGCTTATGCTGTGAATATTCCATCACAAAAGcaagattttgaaataagtgattttgaaatgaaaattccataatttgattattatttataGCATAAAATTAATGCCAAAAAGAAGATATCCAGGGGCATGTCTGCATTGCTGGCAAATACAATGCATTGTTCAAACATCGTGTAAAATGAGAGTTGAAAAGAACTCTACATGTTTTGTGGTGAATCTTAAAGGAAGTTCACCAAGAAGAAacgtttcttgtaaaaataccagaaaaagcATTAAATATAATTGTGAAAATTAAAAACCGTCAAATATTTATAAAGTTATAAGAACATCAAATtgttgatttgtgacgtcatatacgtgctgacccccccccaaaaaaaaaaaattaattgtttgTAATGACTCAAAAATCCTTCAGGAAGAAgggtgaaataatttgtctcagtgttgatatactgaagggGCTATAAAAACCATTAGATatacatatctttttttttagaaaatgacagTTTGATTTTTACTACGTGATATAATATGGGGAAGCTTCTATCTGATAACGTCACGAATCAAACACATTTCAGttctaaaaacatttttaaaacttgtATGGATTTTCCTCTaacctttaccaatattttttaaatctttctttttctgttttttcactATAAACTTTTGGTCAGGATAAACTTACTCTTAAAGgaaaagttcaccctgaagaaaagtttgttgtaaaaataggtgatttttttttaatattgctgaaagtttgagaaaaagccatcaaagaataaaaaagttattcaaATAGTAAAAgcttgatttgtgacgtcatttgcgagcagctttcctacattaTTATATGGTAataaaaagtcaatgaaatgtcaatttctcagaaaaatgaaaatgttttttctgtaccttcagtatattaatagacaaatcatttcacacccgttgctaaaaaaataaaataaataataagtcatcatgaaccatgaaaaattgaaatttatgcattttatgttaCATAACCTAAGGGCAGCTGCTCGCTTATGAAGTCACAAATCCAAAAAGTAAAATTCGAATAactttttctcaaaccttcaccaatattttttttctgctatttttccAATGAACTTaattttcagggtgaacttcccctttatctTAGTGCGAGGCGGTTTATGTTGGGTGGTTTGTGTGGAGGTTGATGGTGTTTTTTCTGCGCCTTGCTGATTGCATGCGTATGACACACCCAATCATCAATATTCCCATATCGTATATAGAGAAATATCTTAATAAACTTAGTCGTAACAAATTCCGATGTGAATAGAAATGTTTTCCACAAACAAAGGGTAAAATGCATTCTTTATGTTAGTTATAATTATGccataattatcataaagggTGGATGTATAGACTGGATTAATGTAAAAGTTTGCCATTAGATTTTGACCAACAGTACAAACAAGGTCtcaaaaattcaacaaaatcaCGTTGAGAACTTAGGTACGAAAAAACACAGCAATGTTAGGCTGTACACAAACATACCACCCAACCCAAAAGAAATACACATTTAATAGACACACAGTTATGGAAAATTACCTTGACAATCATGGATTGCGCAATCCAAACAGACCCCTTTGTCCTCATCGCAGATTTCATTGACGTCACACGTCTTGTTTCCACAGCCACGGACACCGACTTCGTGCTCGTTTTCCGGCAAGGAACTTACAACGCCCACCATGAGAATGATGAGAACAAAATATAGTGTAGTTCCTACCGCCATTTTATATCGTGTGATGTTTCTAAGTGTTAGTTATAATGCATGACACTTAAAATCACTGAAACAAAACCGATCTTTTGTCAGAGCTTAAGGACACAATAGGTATCgtagtttcattttttttttggttctctATTTACAAGTTATTCAGTCATTACGTTATGCATTTCAATGTACATGCATATTAATTTGGAATCGTGCCAAGAATTTTaagtgtttgtttttttacatcaattttTACTCTTGAAACCGCGTTTGAGTTACAACTCTAAAGCAACATCAAGGGAAAAAGTAATATAACCAAATAATACACTGACAACTGGTTATATTACTTTTTTCCTAGTTGTTACTTTAGAGTTCACATCAAGCTGTTTACATCAGTGTTAAATTCAGGGTTTAAGTAGTAAGTtaaggcattttaaagtttcgcttatttttcacattcttaatatttaattttgtgtaACAACGTTACAATTATCCATGTACGATGTGATAAGTGAGGGAAAGGGGGAACTGGGCAAGGGGCGGAAAGACCAAAATGGCTTTGTTAGTGACAAACCAAATTGTAGAATAGAGGCGTCTAGCCCGCAATGATATACAACTTTTCACGAAGATGAAGTGATCTCCCATGGAAAAGTACTGcattcattttaaaatgcaCATGTCATAAAATTAATAGGGGTGTAAAAAGGAGATGAGAACAGAGacggaataaaataaaatcaaaaagTGGAAGggaacaagagagagagagagagagagggaaagaaaggaagcGGAAAAAAGACACAGGGGCATTGAGAAAATGAAACAGCCgtggataaaaaaaaacgatgctGTACTATGCAGACACACATAGATCAGTAATTTTCCGTGacgttaaaggaaaccaaaccccaagaagagaagtaatcttattggaaagactAAAATGAgatgaacaatttaaaaaaagtttcatcaaaattggttacgaaataagtaagttatggacgattaaaaagtcttgttgtacttactatgtggatcctcaaattggcaaacatgcttcaaaatggctgattttgtggacaactctccatttgttttgtacacatattttcagattttcccctttattttacatatttcatattatctcctcctgaccttaacatatatggtgtggattatattttcccatgacatatgttgtgctcagaaggaggcaagatgcaatttgaaacataatgacgaaaatctgaaaatttgtgtacaaaacaaatggagagttgtccacaaaatcagccactttgaagcacgtttgccaatttgaggatgcccatagacagtaaaacaagagttttcaaactcccataacttgcttatttcataaccgattttgatgaaactttttttaaattgttcctctcattttactctttccaataagattacttctcttcttggggtttggtttcctttaatgttATTGACTACGCATCGTgtgttaaaatgaaatttgtgcATGACGTTGGGACACATaagacaagagagagagagaaagaaagagaacaaACCGCAAgcaagaagagaaagaaaaaaaagaaaaagaaaatgtattgtgcagggttttttttttcattggtttcttttttttgttaatgatcGAAATAAGTAGTCGTTATACATGTTATAAGAAGAGAATAAGTTTTCTTTTGTTAATATAAGACAATGAAGCTAAATAAAAAGGGGAAACAGATTGAAGGGGAATGTCTAAGGTTGTATATGAagatgtatgtgtgtgtgtgtgatggtTTATTTATTATCCTTTTGGATTATTTTTTCCTCCCAATCTTTTCTATTCATCTGAATATAAAACTGACCTTATTCAAATGTGGATTAGTCTAACGGCCATatccacacacacaaaaaaaaccaaacttgatttgaataaaaagctatacgactactgctattactcttttttttaattctgttaTTACTACTATACTTCTGCTAGAACGTCGAGAATAAGGCTGAATTTAgcactttgttttttttaactgaaaaaaaattaaatgtcttTGTTATTCTTATAAGATTTCGATAAAGATTCTCAGAATTTTGCTCGGTAAAGTTTACTCTATTTGACGAGTTCGGTTGGAAAATGGGTAAGATCCGCTTTTGAtcatttcgagaaaaaaaaacattttttattctcacttattgcaatattcttatgagaaactaaatttcGTAATGTACTACCCTAatatgtgaacataaaattgggtataaaagaaatctacatgtcttcatttttttttcaacatattaaaaaaatatatcattgtggacctaaccccttttgcaagcaaactgaaattaatccaatctcttttgattagataagtgatttttctttgcaacttttattcacgttttcatttgaatatcaaattttctttggtatcatcagagtgaCTAAAAGTTTAGAGgatttgagacagaaaacaataaaatttatgaaaaattgacTCAACCCctttttgacaaatgagctcttcagaagggtttggttgcaaaaggggtcaGGTCCACTCCacgaaattcattttttcttcaaattctcccatattgcaattcTCTTAagcgaaactaaattttcataatGCTCTACCATGAGAATataaattgggtataaaagaaaactacctgtcttcatatattttaaatattcttttccaaaaaaaaaaaaatgataataataataataattgtaaatttatattgcgcaatttctatttggatatactcaactgcgcattacaatacataacagataagcagaaaaacaattattaacaggATACGCAAAAATTTAGATCACTAAATTAatcgaagaaaaataagtaaagattaattatttctacaaaatacataatcaaaaacatgaaaaagtgacttcttattaaaAAACTATCTTGAAAGAGGTGggatttcagtttggttttaaataagttGACAGAGGATGCATTTCTTATTGAGGAAGGGAGACTATTCCAGAGTTTGGGTGCAGCACTGATAAAGGCACGGTCACCTAGTGTGATCTTTGTTTTACATGTTGGGAGACTGAGGAGCATTGTGTCATGGGAACTACGAAGCCTGTAAGACTGGGTGGGTGATTTTAATTTAAGGAGTTCACTGAGATAGGTGGGGGCCATGTCATGTAGTATCTTATATGTTAGgagcattattttgaatttgattcgcTGACGTACTGGAAGCCAATGTAGATGGATGAGTAGGGGCCTTACATGGGAAAATTTGGGCGAATTACAAATGAGTCTGGCACATGCATTTTGAACacgctgtaatttgtttatctgAGAATCTGGTAAGCCAAAAAGTAGTCCATTACAATAATCCAACTTGCTTGTTACAAATGCATGGACCAGTGTATCAATACATGTGCTGCTTAAATATTTTCGGATATGACGTAAGTTGTAGAGATGATAAAAGgcagttttgcatgttttggataTGTGGGTTTCCATGTTTAGCTGCGAGTCAAACCAGACACCAAGGTTTTTTGCAACCATGGTCTGCTTTACTACAGTATTTCCAACTGTTATGCAATCTATATTTAGTTTAGACACTTGTCTAGGTGTTCCAATAATAAGAAACTCAGTTTTGCTATCATTGAGTTTCAACTTACTGCTCAACATCCATCTACGAAGTTCCTGTAGACAGTGTTCAAGAGACAAAACACAGGACTGTTCTTGTTCCCTGACTGGGCTGAAGGAAATGTATAATTGAGTGTCATCTGCATAACAGTGATaagatattttttcagagtatGCTTTGATAACCGAAAAAAGCCTACTagaataaagggaaaaaaggagaggtcCGAGCCTGGACCCTTGGGGAATGCCCCATCTAACATCAAATTTCTTTGAGGTAATGTCACCAATTGATATTTGTTGCTGCCTATCGGAAAGGTAAGACTGCAACCAAGACAAAGCAGAGTCTGTTATCCCAAAATCAGTTTCCAATATTTCAGCAAGTAAACTATGGTCAATAGTGTCGAACGCAGCACTAAGGTCTAATAGTACTAAAAAGGTAACTTTCTGTTGGTTCATAGCCATTAGTAAATCATTCTTGACTTTTAGTAGGGCTGTTTCTGTACTGTGAAACTTCCTGTAAGCTGACTGTGTTAAGGGGAAGAGGTTGTTACGATCGAGATGTTCCTGAATTTGAGCAGTGACTGCCCCTTCAACAAACTTTGACACATATTGAAGGTTACTTATTGGCctgaagttattgaagtttactTCTGAATTAGGTTTCTTTGGCACAGGCCTAACTAACGCTAGCTTCCAACCCGAATAACACTTGGCATCATGTAATGAGAGATTTATGATTTTCGTAAGCACAGGTAGTAAGGTATCTAGACACTCAACAACCAATCTTGTTGGCATTGGATCGAGGGAACATGATTTTTTGCTGAGGTTCATAACAATTTTCCTAACATCACTTAGTGATAGTAACTTGAAGCTCGAGAGTACGTGCTGGTTAGAAGCAGAAAAGCATCTCTGCAGCCCATCAACACCAATCTGCTCTTCATGTAACAATGATTCAATATCACAGTGAATTTTTACtactttttgttaaaaaaagtcTCCTAGTCCATTAACAAAATCATAGTTGTCAACACTAGGAGGTATGACAAGATCACTCTTTGTCATGTTCAGTAAGGACTTTGTTATGCCAAAGAGTTTCTTTTGGTTTGAGCTATTATCAGTGATACAATCAGTGTAATACTTAGAACGGGCCTTATTCATTACGTATAATGTCCTATTTCTAGCTGTCTTAAAAGCATTAAGGTCAGAGACAGATTTGGATTTTCTCCATTTCCTTTCagcctttcttttcttcttcttttccatcCTTATATCATCAGTAAACCATGGAACTCTAGGACGACTATTAACACTCTTTAAGCACATAGGGGCATGTTTATCTAGGATAGACCGTAAGGTAGAATCATATGATGAGGCTAGGTCATCAAGAGAATCGGGTGGATTTAAACCAAGTTCAGATGAGGCAAGGTCATTATTAAGTGCATCTAATCTAACATTGGATAGCTTCCTATATGACACCTTATTCACCGGCAAAGGAGTTCTACAAACATTAAGGGTACAGAAAATGGACATATGATCAGACACTAAGGAGTCCGACCAAGGTGGCTCTAAAACAATGTCATCAGACTGTCGAGTAATGATCAAATCTAAGGTATGACCTGATACATGAGTAGCTACTTTAACACGTTGAACACATCCAAGAGATTCTAACAAATCTCGAAACAATCTTGAGTCATAATTATCAATAACATCAACATGAATGTTATAGTCCCCAGTCAAAATTATTGGAATGTTAGACATCAGGTGTGGTTGAATAAACTCGCTGAATTCAGATAAGAACGTAGAAATTGGGATGCGGTGATTCTCAGAGTATGGTGGTCTGTAGAGATTAACAATTCTGAGTTGGCATGAACCAAAGGTGATGTTATTTACAGCAAATTCAAATGACTTCGTTTCACCAGCCTTTACCTCATGAACATCGATGGTATCTTTGTAAAGGAGACCTGTTCCTCCCCCTCGACGACAAGCCCGTGGATGATGCAGGAATTTGTAACCTGGAGGGACGATGTCATTAATGACTGCTGCGTCATTCTCGGTAAGCCATGTTTCGGTTATCGCGTATAGATCGGCTTTACTGTCACGAACATAGTCCAGAACTGCTGCTGACTTATTTCTTAATGACCTGAAATTGGCAGTGCAAAGTGTGAGTGACTCCTGTCCAGCAGAATTGATGTGGGATCGCGGTATCTGTACAAGATTGCTGATACCTCTGCTATGACATCCTGAGTGTTCGATAGGCTGGTTATGCCTCGGCATAAATTCGACAACAGGAATATGGTATTCTGCAATGCCTGcttctgttgcagaaagagcaAGTGACTGTTGTGTATCATGGTCATAATGTGATGTCTGAAGAGGTGATGTACATGTTACTCTAAGTTGAGTTCGCGCCTTTGTCTGCTGAGCTGCCCTCCGACGATTAAGTCCAAGGGACTTAATGATAGAATAAACATCACGCGGTAGCCGTCTATTACAGTCCTTCTGGATAGTAATTAGACTCTCACGACTGTACTTAGGCTGTGCATGAGTGTGTACAGATTCCTCACTAACATTAGCAGTTGGCCCAGGGTTCCTATGAATATCTCCAGCTTTCAGTACTTCAATCTGGAAGGAAGCATAGCTATTGGAATTGTACAGAATTCTTCTCTTAAGAAAGTGCTTCCTAATGAGGGGCTGCTGAACAAAGTTAGGATTTAATGATTGAACATTGTAAGTCCAGGGTTCATTCAGATAAACTGGAAGACCTATTATTACCAGTAAGAGGAGATGAATGCAGCTCATTGTGTGGGAGGAGCAATAGGATTAGTCCTCTATTCAAGTCCTCTGTTGTATTTAAGTTCAAGTAAGGAGTAtatacatgcataaaatgatCCAAGCATGGCCTCCTGACTCAGTCACAAGATAagtcaatgtcatcaaaaatATTCCAATGAAATAACTCACTTCAACTTCGCTGATTTGTTCCAGAAATTGTCTACCAAAGTCCTGGCATATGTCTCTATCAGTTGGTTGCAATCTTAAAACATAGGATGCAGTATAACtgacaaaatgaaatagaattcTAAGAGCTCTGGAGGAGTGCTGCAATCATGCGCTCTCAgcagcagtaaaaaaaaatctgtgtggaAGTatccccttttgcaactaaactgaaatggacctaaccccttttgaaaaaaaagtgaatttccTTTGCCAATTTAGTTCAATTTTTAAttggaatttcaacttttctacggtatcatcttatagagctactaaaaatctatacattgagaaaaaaaaaatcaaatttgatgaaaaatggacctaacccctttcgTAAGCGAGCTCTTCATTTGCTTACATATAAACATTTCAGCCCGGAATACTCCTTTAAAGATATTTAAAGGCATTTCAAGCACAGATTCGATACAATGGCAATGTCTTCTCTTTACGTAATAGAGGCAAAGATATTAATGAACaaactctttttttctcttgtttttctgTTTACAGTTTACACACCagcaaaaatatactttaacTCGAACAGAATACCATAAATGCAttcttaatgtttttattcatatattttagcAATATTGTAATTGTTGTAATGTAGAGATAAATCATTAAGCTTATACAATCCAatagacatttttattttgatatagtGCATTTTCCTTTCGGTTTAAAGCATTACACACACACCACTCCATGTTTGGGCCACTGAAACAATAATTCAACACCTCAGAATGAACAGCTTAGTCAATTTAATGCACTTTCATCTAAGTAATTTACAGTAGATGGGATTTATTGGTTTTCTTGAACTGGTCAACAGAGGAGGCAGCCTTGGCTGCAGCTGGTAGATGATCCCATAGTTATGGATTACTTTCCACTAATTCTGTAACACACTTGattaataattatttacatTGTCATACAGACTGCTTCTGCCCACTAATTTATCTTGCCTTCGAATTTGCCATATAGTAATTACTTTCATGTGGGAacactgaaaatacatgttaatgagcaaataaaacgtaataaaatattaaattcaCACTGGAAATTCGTGATGACAGTAAATCaacaatatacaaaacatttctctgtataataacaataataacattatGTACACAATTTACAAATTAAATCTCCTACCAACTTCAGTGAATTgaatgaaatccccccccccccccacacacacacaaacaccttTCTCCCTTTTCTAAATCGTAATCACTGGGTAACACCGTCTCTTGAACAATGTGAACTGAAACTAGATTTGGTCGATTTCGTCTCGgctacgaccatgacgacggtgTAAAAGtgacattgtcatgattgtgggTAATGTTGCGTTATAATGGTAGATAATTGTGATTTCTACTCATCAGAGCACAGAACATTTAAAACACAAAAACTCACCCAAATATGAATGGTATAATAACGTCTTACAGCttctttaacaaaaaaaaatgtggcgTATGTAGCAGACTTTGACAGCTCGTAGGTCAGATAAATTCTTTCCACCGTGTTGACTTTCAGTGCACAACACAAcaatgcagatttttttttcaaaagtagcAATAGTACAGTAACCAATTGTCCTTTTCGATTACCAAATTCCCCTATTTCATTCAGAGGAAAGGACATAAGATCTATCCAAACAGAAACGTTCAGATTCTGTTCATTTGATCATTATAATCTATAATAAAAGCATACTTTGCCGCTCTCCTTCTTTTGATTACTCGCTTATCACTATCCATTGATATACCATATATAGTTGCTATTCATTACACAATTCTTTCTTTCGATCGATGTCCTGAACACTTGTATTCTTCTTCACGGTCTTCATCGTGGTCATCTTCAGCATCGACGTGCTACTATCAGCTTCTAACTCGCAAGAAGCCATCTCATTTTAGGATGCTGTCAGTCCCCGTCTTTGGCATGTTCCGATTGGTGATTCCGTTGGATATATTGAACCATATTGCATGGTGGATGGAAACAAGAGGCTCCAATAGTAACCACCCCATCTGTACCATCTGGAACAGgaagatgaaaaataacatttactcaACATATAATAGTCTATCGATAATGACAAAGGTGAACACTAGCTTgatcacattttcttttgttatgaaGCACATGTATCAAAATAACACGCTTTATAGCCCAACAAACACACATCTTCACATTTTGCCTGGAGTGTAAATGCCTACACGTGCCAATGTGTTTTGACGGTATCGAAaagggaaattcaccctgatgATTAGTTggtttaataaaaagaaaaaaaatgcgaaAATAGAATGAAGGTTacgaaaatccatcaaagaataatggagttatgtttttttattgactATGTGAAGTTAGAGAGTGACGAACAGCCCCTCAACATGTCTTAAGTTCcacaaaatgccattttctcagacCTAACATAATTTTGCTGTTTTCTATCggataatatttttaaaaatgtcgtTCTGAAGAGCACTGAAATCAAATTCTTTTTCGTCtgtttgaaatagaaatttGTAGCACTATTATCAGGGATATTGTCGCTTCTCTTTCGATCATGATCATGTAGAATACATCGCATTACTTGAAATATGGAGAGGTACATGTAAGTCAGTTTATTTCCCCAAGTACCATGAATACCTTTTATTTCGTgctatttttggtatatttgaaTGTGAAATGTGTATCTCTATTTGCTCACCGGTTATTTTCCTGTGGGTCTCCGGAGTTTTCTGGGAGGATGATTGTTGATGAGACCCCTGATCAGATGGACGTGCTCCTCTGTGTGTTTCGCATTCCCGTACCGGAGTTATACCGGATGGTTGCACGGTTGCCGACTGGAAGGGGCGGACCTCAGGACAGCCAGTGCCAACCTCTTGAGTACCTTCTGTGGAAATAAGGCTTTGTCTTGAGGGTCCTGCTTCATCCACGTAATGCACTTGGACAAGGCCATTCTCGTCAGGGTTGGATTGCTGGACTAAGTCCAACATGTCCAAGGGGTTGGTCGTAATGGTCATTTCACCTAGCTCTATATCTATATCAGCTGACCTACTAGAAGACCGGAAGCAGCACAATTCCGGCATCTTCATTGCCTTATGATAACGTAGAC
This genomic window from Lytechinus variegatus isolate NC3 chromosome 10, Lvar_3.0, whole genome shotgun sequence contains:
- the LOC121423181 gene encoding uncharacterized protein LOC121423181, yielding MSCIHLLLLVIIGLPVYLNEPWTYNVQSLNPNFVQQPLIRKHFLKRRILYNSNSYASFQIEVLKAGDIHRNPGPTANVSEESVHTHAQPKYSRESLITIQKDCNRRLPRDVYSIIKSLGLNRRRAAQQTKARTQLRVTCTSPLQTSHYDHDTQQSLALSATEAGIAEYHIPVVEFMPRHNQPIEHSGCHSRGISNLVQIPRSHINSAGQESLTLCTANFRSLRNKSAAVLDYVRDSKADLYAITETWLTENDAAVINDIVPPGYKFLHHPRACRRGGGTGLLYKDTIDVHEVKAGETKSFEFAVNNITFGSCQLRIVNLYRPPYSENHRIPISTFLSEFSEFIQPHLMSNIPIILTGDYNIHVDVIDNYDSRLFRDLLESLGCVQRVKVATHVSGHTLDLIITRQSDDIVLEPPWSDSLVSDHMSIFCTLNVCRTPLPVNKVSYRKLSNVRLDALNNDLASSELGLNPPDSLDDLASSYDSTLRSILDKHAPMCLKSVNSRPRVPWFTDDIRMEKKKKRKAERKWRKSKSVSDLNAFKTARNRTLYVMNKARSKYYTDCITDNSSNQKKLFGITKSLLNMTKSDLVIPPSVDNYDFVNGLGDFF